TAGAGACTGCTTTGCAAGAAAGCGGCAATCTTCCGCTGTTTGTTATCGGACATAGTATGGGCGGCTTCGCAACCTCGTCCTTTGGAACGAAATATCCAGGCAAGGTCAAAGGCATCGTGTTATCCGGAGCTCTCACTCGGTACAATACAAAAGTTGCCGGAGAATTACCTATGGATCTGCCTACAGGCACGTATTTCCCGAATGAGCTGGGCAGTGGCGTATGTAGTGATCCCGCAGTTGTATCCGCTTACGCGAATGACCCGCTGGTAGAAAAACAGATTTCTGTAGATCTATTTAACTCTCTGGGAAATGGCATAACATGGCTGAAGGAGAACGCTGAGCAGTTTATAGATCCCGTACTTGTTCTGCATGGGGCGAACGATGGGTTGGTCAGTGAACAGGATTCTCGTGATTTTTACGGAGATATTGCTTCAACCGATAAAACACTTAAAATTTATGCTCATCTGATGCATGAGATATTTAATGAACCAACCCGTGATGACGTTATTGAAGAAGCGATTACATGGATTGAAAAACGGATCTGATTTCAGTAGAGTAAGAGAGAGAATCTGAATGATGAAAGGGATTACTCATGAAATTAGATTGGATGGGCGACCATCGGGAACTGATTGAGAAAATTATCAAATACGGTAATGCGTACTCGAACACTTACAAGTTGCAGCGAAGTTATGGTACAGACATGATGTTCTCGGCTTCACAGATTCAGACGCTGGAATACATTCTGGAAGCCGAGGACAAGGAAGAGAAGATGTCGGAGATGGCCGCACGCTTGGGCGTAAGCCGCAGTACATTTTCCAAGAACGTGAAGAATCTGACGGAAAAAGGGCTGCTCGAAAAATTTCATTTAAGCGGTAACCGTAAAGACATATACATCAAACCTTCGGAGAAAGGTCGCGAGGTATATGTGAAGTATACCGAATTTGTAAGGGAACTTTGCTTTGATGAGATTTTCAAGTATGCAGATCAGATTTCAGAAGCGGATAAGCAGAACTTTGTTCGCATCATGGATCTGTTTGCCGACGTGCTTGTCTGGTATGGTGAAAAAGAACAGGAAGCGCGTAAATTAATCAGAATTGATTCCGATTTGGGCAGAGACTAGTTCAACACCATTAAAGAGATTTTCCTCAAGGCTGTCTGTGGCCTGAAAGGGAAATTCCTTTTTGATTCCTCTGAAACACGAATTTTGAAATTAAGGCGTCAGCCCATTCCCTCCGCGAATGCCCTTCATACAGTATAAAGTGCTTGATGCACCAGAGGCTGTAGGACAATTATTCAGCAGGGAGTGGGATGTGTGAAATCATCAACAAAGCTTACCGGACGGGTTATATACAAAGGTGATCCAGGATATGAAGCGGCACGCAAGAACTGGGACCCGCATACCGACAGATATCCCAAAGTTTTTGTTTTTGCTCAAAAGACAAAAGATGTCTCCAACGCTATCCGTTGGGCTCGTGAAAACAATGTTCCGATCCGGCCGCGGAGTGGCAGACATGCGCTTGAAGTGAATCTTTCACAGGTTAACGGGGGAATTGTGATTGATGTGAGCGATCTGAATTCCATCAAGCTTGATAAAAAAAATGGAACGGTTGTTGTTGGAACAGGAAACCGCGTGGGAAGAATTGCGAATACCCTTGCCAAGCAAGGTTTCATAGCGCCTTTTGGTGATAGCCCTACTGTAGGGATCGGTGGAATTACATTAGGTGGGGGAATTGGACCTCTCCAACGTACCATTGGTCTCATTAGTGATAACCTGCTTGAGGTAGAGATGGTGGACGCCAAGGGAAAAGTGATTCGGGCTAATAAACATCATAATGCAGATCTCTTTTGGGCATCCCGGGGAGGGGGCGGTGGTAACTTCGGAGTGTACACCCGCTACAAGTTCAAAGTGCGCCGTGCTCCAGCGAAAGCGACAGTATTTAAAATCACCTGGCCATGGGCTCAATTCGAGAAGGTACTCAAAGTGTGGCAGCATTGGGCTCCCTCTGTTGATACGAGACTGGGCAGCGAGTTGTCCATCGGACCGAAAAAGGGTGGTAACGTTATGATGGAGGGACTGTTCTTAGGCTCTAAAACAGAGGCCCTCCGATTATTGCAGCCAATGACTAGTGTCGGCACGCCGACGAGCTCCATCGTTCGTTTGTTACCATACACAGAAGTTGTGAAGTTCTTATTGCTGCCCGACCCGATTGAAACGCAAAGGTACAGTAACCAGTTCTCATCCGGTTTTGGACGAAAACCATTTCCCGATAAAGCCATCAAATCGATGCGCGCATTTTTGGAGAACTTGGAAGAGGGACCAGGCGGGTTCTATTTCCTCAACTGGGGCGGAGCAGTAAGTCGCAAATCGCCTAGATCAACCGCCTTCTTCTGGCGGAAAGAGAAGTTCTATGTGGAATGGACCAGTACGTGGCTCAAACCATCCCATGCCGCCAAAAATATCGCACTCGCTCGTAATACTCGCAAGAAATTGCAACCATACATTGTGGGTTCCTATATCAACGTTCCAGACCAAGGGATCAAAAATTCCGGTCCAGTGTACTATGGAGCCAACTATGCCAGACTGCGGAGAGTCAAAGCCAAGTATGATCCGAAAAATGTGTTTAACAATCCGCAAAGTATCACTCCCGCCCGGAGAGTACAATCCATATTCACTTGTTCAATGTCTGATCAATGAGTGAAAAAACACGCCTTAATTGGCGTGTTTTTTGGTATGTAAAGTATAAATGCCAAAACTAGAAATGAAAATAACCCGTGAAGAAGCGCGAACAACGAACGAAAAAAACGCCCTCGGTCATATGACCAAGAGCAGTTTCTTCACATGTCAACTACGCATGTCAGTTATTGGGCAATTAAACGTTAACTTTTTCTCCCGCAAATACTTCCACGTTCATTGGAGCGGCCATAAAAGCTGCTGCTTGTTGAACAAAAGCCTGGAAATGTGAGCTTGTGTTGTGGGCAGCTGTAGCAGCTTCGTCTTTCCACAGTTCGATCATCGTGTATTGTTGTTCGTGTTCTGTACTTTTTGCCAGATCGTAGCTGATGTTACCTTCTTCTTGACGTGTAGCTGTGATCAGTTCTTTAGCTGCAGCCAGAAAAGCTTGTTCTTGAGCCGCTTGAATTTGCAGATGTGCGTGAATGATAATCATAATAGTTAACCTCCAGAGTGTGTTTGAGATTTGTTAGTAATATAAACCTATTGGAACAATATAATCATGACTTACAGGGAAAAAGCCCCTGATATTATGCCCAAGTAGTGATGGTTTCTACTGGCAGACGATAAGAAGGGTGACCTTCTTTGGCGGATTTACCAATAGAGATCAACATAACAGGTTGATAACGCTCTTTGTCCATGCCGAATGTTTCTGCAATTTGATCTTTCTCGTAACCACCAATTGGGTTGGTGTCATAACCATGAGCACGTGCAGCAAGCATCAATTGCATGGAAGCAAGACCCGCATCAATCAGGTTAACATCACGAAGATCGGAAGCAGCCATCTTTTCGTAATAAGGCATTACAGTTTTGAGCTGCATATCCTTAATGTCTTGTGGCATGTAACCAAGTTCTACAGCTTTACCAAAAATCTCATCCATATATTCAACGTTGTTCATATCAATGAATACGCCAATAACAGCAGCAGAAGTCAGGACCTGATTTTGATTGAATCTTGCAAGAGGCGCAAGCTTTTCTTTGCCTTCAGCTGTATCTACAACCAGAAAACGCCAAGGCTGCAAATTGATCGAAGATGGTGCACGGGAAGCTTCTGACAGAATTTCAGTCATTTCTTCACGGCTGATTTTTACTTCAGGATCGTAAAGTTTAACAGAACGACGACCGTAGGTAATTTCGTTAAAATCATTTGTTTTTTGGAATTTGCTTTGAATTGTACTCATGAATGGATCTCTCCTCTATATATGGGTTAAAAATTGTTCTGCATACGTTCCAGAAAATCGGCGAGAGCTTGAACTTCATCTTCACTGAAATCTTGCAAAATCTGGTTGATGAAATTCGTCTTCTCTGCTTTGTAACCTTCAATCTGCTTTCGACCGTGGTCGGTGAGACGAACAAAAGTTACCCGATTATCTTCGGGGTTTTTACGTCTTGTTACCATCAGGTCTGCCTCAAGCTGTTTCAAGTGGCGTGTAATCGCAGCACTATCAATGTTAATGATTTTCTGCAGCATGGACTGGTTGATCTCATCGACCTGATCCAGTTCATGGAGAATTTCAAAGCGTGAGGAACTGATACCTGTACAGCGTTCGAACTTGGGACTGATTTTGTTGCCCAGCACGTTCAGCAGGTTGATGATCTGTTCTTCTTTGGAAACAATACGTGTCATGACTAGACCTCCCGGGTGAATCTGAATCATGAACAACGGCGTATGTTAACCAATAAATGATGTTCCAGTATACAATGCCATTGCCTAATGATTATTTGGATGCTCTCGATCATTGATGTATCAATAGTTGATGCCTCAATCATTGATGGCTCAATTAATATATCATGCCTTTTAGGATTTTGCAACAGGTTCAGAAAAAGAGGATGATTATACCTGTATTACCCCGGTACATAAGCATTGTCGTCTGTATAGGATGTCCATCTGCATGAATTTCTATCGATGGGTTGAGTTATTGAGAATTATTATCAATTGATCTATAATAAGAGGAAATGGCAATCGGAGTTTAAGTACAGAAGATATGAATTTGAATGATTACATCAAGCTGTGGAATCACTGGATACGACCACAAACATATTACTGAAAGCAAAATAATAGAGCTTAGTCAGGCGATTACAGTCTTCGGTCCGACAAGAGAAGGGACGTCAGCATGAAAGAAAATGATTGGGTGCAACGACTGGAGCAACTATATTTCACTGCTGTCCACATCTGCTATTACACCTGCAATTCGGGGACTCTCAGCCGCAGGGTCTGGAGGAGGTACGCCATTTGCAGGGTTATCGCTGGCAAGGGATCTTTGACTATGGATGAAGTTGTACATACGGTGTCCCAAGACGATTGGATTTTGTTGAAACCAGGAATGCATGTGGAGTTTCAGACAGATGTGGAAGCCCCTGTCCGATATCAGATCATTTTATTTTCCTGTGTGACACTTACCCGGAGTCGAAATGCTTGGCATAGCGGTGCGGTTGATTTTCCTGTTAAAGGCAAGCTTAACATTTCTTCCAACGCACCTGATATTCGGGAGATCATGGATACCCTGGTACGTGGAAAAGACTCTTTCACGAGTCTGGAAAAGACGCGCAGGAAACATCTTTTGCATCAGTTGTTGATCCAGCTAATGATGCATGTGAATGAAGCAGCTCCCCCTTTAGCGGGGATGGATCGGGCACTTGAATACATGACGCATCAGTATATGAAAGACATTCGAATCGATCAGATGGCCCGCATGGCAGGGCTAAGTGTGAATCATTTTATAAGAACATTCAAACGGCAATTAAATATGACTCCGATCGAATACATCCTGAAACAACGTATGGCGAAGGCCAAGCAGCTGTTGTTTTCTTCAGACAAAATCAAGGAAATTGCGGAGCAGGTGGGCTATAGGGATGAGCACTATTTCAGCAGAGTCTTCAAGAAAAACGAAGGTGTCGCCCCGACATTGTATATGAAAAATAAAGTGAGTCGCATTGCCACATTGTATTACGGGTTGGATGACTACGTAATAACGCTTGGTATGACGCCAGTGTCCGCACTATCTTATGGTCAGAGAGTGGCTCGACATGTTGCTGTTCCTGCGCTTCAAGCACACAGTCATCAGGGACTTATCCTGGACAGCTTCAATCAGAACTATGACGGGTTGAGGCGCGTCCAACCGGATCTGATCATTACAAGTGATCGTTTGGAGCCGAATGAATCCCTGCATCATATCGCACCCACCGCTATGCTGGAGCATACCAACCATTGTGGTGAAAGACTTCTGTATATGGCGGACATTATGGGACGTACCGAACAGGCTGTACAGTGGATTGAACAACATGCGAACCTGAGTCAGGTGCTTCGAAGACGAATTCAATCGAGATGGGGGAAACAGAGTGCCATGTTCATCCGGGTGACTTCTCATTTCTACCGAATGTATGGATTGAATAACCAGACAGGGGCCC
The window above is part of the Paenibacillus sp. 1781tsa1 genome. Proteins encoded here:
- a CDS encoding alpha/beta hydrolase, with amino-acid sequence MTKIETTIQSFDGTQLYFSKDTVENAKAAVVIVHGLAEHTGRYDYVTEKLLQRGFNVYRFDHRGHARSEGQRTFYNDFHQIIEDVNVVVETALQESGNLPLFVIGHSMGGFATSSFGTKYPGKVKGIVLSGALTRYNTKVAGELPMDLPTGTYFPNELGSGVCSDPAVVSAYANDPLVEKQISVDLFNSLGNGITWLKENAEQFIDPVLVLHGANDGLVSEQDSRDFYGDIASTDKTLKIYAHLMHEIFNEPTRDDVIEEAITWIEKRI
- a CDS encoding nitroreductase family protein, translated to MSTIQSKFQKTNDFNEITYGRRSVKLYDPEVKISREEMTEILSEASRAPSSINLQPWRFLVVDTAEGKEKLAPLARFNQNQVLTSAAVIGVFIDMNNVEYMDEIFGKAVELGYMPQDIKDMQLKTVMPYYEKMAASDLRDVNLIDAGLASMQLMLAARAHGYDTNPIGGYEKDQIAETFGMDKERYQPVMLISIGKSAKEGHPSYRLPVETITTWA
- a CDS encoding MarR family winged helix-turn-helix transcriptional regulator, giving the protein MKLDWMGDHRELIEKIIKYGNAYSNTYKLQRSYGTDMMFSASQIQTLEYILEAEDKEEKMSEMAARLGVSRSTFSKNVKNLTEKGLLEKFHLSGNRKDIYIKPSEKGREVYVKYTEFVRELCFDEIFKYADQISEADKQNFVRIMDLFADVLVWYGEKEQEARKLIRIDSDLGRD
- a CDS encoding MarR family winged helix-turn-helix transcriptional regulator, producing MTRIVSKEEQIINLLNVLGNKISPKFERCTGISSSRFEILHELDQVDEINQSMLQKIINIDSAAITRHLKQLEADLMVTRRKNPEDNRVTFVRLTDHGRKQIEGYKAEKTNFINQILQDFSEDEVQALADFLERMQNNF
- a CDS encoding AraC family transcriptional regulator, with the protein product MKENDWVQRLEQLYFTAVHICYYTCNSGTLSRRVWRRYAICRVIAGKGSLTMDEVVHTVSQDDWILLKPGMHVEFQTDVEAPVRYQIILFSCVTLTRSRNAWHSGAVDFPVKGKLNISSNAPDIREIMDTLVRGKDSFTSLEKTRRKHLLHQLLIQLMMHVNEAAPPLAGMDRALEYMTHQYMKDIRIDQMARMAGLSVNHFIRTFKRQLNMTPIEYILKQRMAKAKQLLFSSDKIKEIAEQVGYRDEHYFSRVFKKNEGVAPTLYMKNKVSRIATLYYGLDDYVITLGMTPVSALSYGQRVARHVAVPALQAHSHQGLILDSFNQNYDGLRRVQPDLIITSDRLEPNESLHHIAPTAMLEHTNHCGERLLYMADIMGRTEQAVQWIEQHANLSQVLRRRIQSRWGKQSAMFIRVTSHFYRMYGLNNQTGALLYDDLGFYLPRDFPEQQWAVESKVSDLQLYDADHVFVMVDPTEEARAQLRQLQQSSAWLALKAVQESHVYNAGDIFFKTLGPTGRMWAMRYVAEQLGITLR
- a CDS encoding putative quinol monooxygenase, with protein sequence MIIIHAHLQIQAAQEQAFLAAAKELITATRQEEGNISYDLAKSTEHEQQYTMIELWKDEAATAAHNTSSHFQAFVQQAAAFMAAPMNVEVFAGEKVNV
- a CDS encoding FAD-binding oxidoreductase, which gives rise to MKSSTKLTGRVIYKGDPGYEAARKNWDPHTDRYPKVFVFAQKTKDVSNAIRWARENNVPIRPRSGRHALEVNLSQVNGGIVIDVSDLNSIKLDKKNGTVVVGTGNRVGRIANTLAKQGFIAPFGDSPTVGIGGITLGGGIGPLQRTIGLISDNLLEVEMVDAKGKVIRANKHHNADLFWASRGGGGGNFGVYTRYKFKVRRAPAKATVFKITWPWAQFEKVLKVWQHWAPSVDTRLGSELSIGPKKGGNVMMEGLFLGSKTEALRLLQPMTSVGTPTSSIVRLLPYTEVVKFLLLPDPIETQRYSNQFSSGFGRKPFPDKAIKSMRAFLENLEEGPGGFYFLNWGGAVSRKSPRSTAFFWRKEKFYVEWTSTWLKPSHAAKNIALARNTRKKLQPYIVGSYINVPDQGIKNSGPVYYGANYARLRRVKAKYDPKNVFNNPQSITPARRVQSIFTCSMSDQ